One region of Sphingomonas kaistensis genomic DNA includes:
- a CDS encoding recombinase family protein encodes MIDYAKLQSTTYLIVLYARFSDGSQKRGTSLERQFDVMTKEVERLGLSHVRERRIKDEGKSAYHGHHRASGNFGEFESEVMAGEHSNTLLMVERLDRLSRQGHEATLDLLRALTRNGVSVMTLDGDFYPAGEPITLVQVITSSVKAETAKEEGAKRAYRTADNWNRLRHKAKGEKKALTKLVPPWIIVLPNRSMIVDRVREALVHRMFALADAGMGARGIANTFNKEGIKPWARFKGREPKIWEHTKITRILANRAVLGEFHPKVDGKPCPDGPWLDHYPVIVAADLFERVRQNANVREAVKGGAKSAEVPNLFSALARCECCGSNLAYQKGRKAGVFYTKGGKTYSYKRPVGSLVCRVAYNGGDCSNRAYVAYLTFEDAVLDMCLHLALDDGSFARKDEVARLNTLIAGRERAVNVATERAQALWRAFAQTASPMAMGVAQEAEAEAEELAKNVKALKRQREAARGRVSGAEHLARVAGIRANLYTKNLKERRQIRVKVAQSIRSVVTDITVNADKVATVVIANGLGIIRIDGKGRVLTPVLHGQPVLHQKEYQLAALDAADQMHATRTDILRRARRRTTENSGRKQLPDSETHESLGM; translated from the coding sequence GTGATCGACTACGCGAAACTACAATCCACCACCTACCTGATTGTCCTTTATGCGCGCTTCTCGGATGGCTCGCAGAAGAGGGGCACTTCGCTGGAGCGGCAGTTTGACGTGATGACCAAAGAGGTGGAACGCCTCGGTCTAAGCCATGTGCGTGAGCGTCGGATTAAGGACGAGGGCAAGTCCGCCTACCACGGCCACCACCGCGCCAGTGGCAACTTCGGAGAGTTCGAATCCGAGGTCATGGCCGGGGAGCATTCCAATACGCTTTTAATGGTCGAGCGACTGGACCGACTTAGCCGCCAAGGCCACGAGGCGACGCTCGACCTTCTCCGTGCCCTGACCCGCAACGGTGTGTCGGTCATGACCCTCGACGGAGACTTCTACCCGGCTGGCGAACCCATCACCCTCGTTCAGGTAATCACTTCCTCGGTGAAAGCCGAGACTGCCAAGGAAGAAGGCGCGAAGCGGGCATACCGCACGGCTGACAACTGGAACCGCCTCCGCCACAAAGCGAAGGGAGAGAAGAAGGCACTTACCAAGCTCGTGCCTCCGTGGATTATTGTCCTGCCTAACCGCTCGATGATTGTGGACAGGGTTCGCGAGGCTCTGGTCCACCGCATGTTTGCGCTCGCAGACGCGGGCATGGGTGCTCGCGGCATCGCCAACACCTTCAACAAGGAGGGCATTAAACCGTGGGCTCGCTTCAAGGGTCGTGAGCCTAAGATTTGGGAACACACCAAGATTACCCGCATCCTCGCTAATCGCGCGGTCCTCGGAGAATTTCATCCGAAGGTGGACGGTAAGCCGTGCCCGGATGGTCCTTGGCTGGACCACTATCCAGTCATCGTGGCCGCTGATCTGTTTGAGCGGGTTCGCCAGAATGCCAACGTCCGCGAAGCCGTGAAGGGTGGCGCGAAGTCCGCTGAGGTTCCGAACCTCTTTTCGGCTCTAGCTCGGTGCGAGTGCTGCGGCAGCAATCTCGCTTACCAGAAGGGCCGGAAGGCAGGGGTCTTCTACACCAAGGGTGGCAAGACCTACTCCTATAAGCGCCCGGTCGGGTCATTGGTCTGTCGCGTAGCCTATAACGGCGGTGACTGCTCGAACCGAGCCTATGTGGCTTATCTGACCTTCGAAGATGCCGTGCTCGACATGTGCCTACACCTTGCCCTCGACGACGGATCGTTCGCTCGCAAGGACGAGGTAGCTCGGCTCAATACTCTGATCGCGGGACGCGAGCGCGCTGTGAATGTCGCCACGGAGCGCGCTCAGGCCCTCTGGAGGGCCTTCGCGCAGACTGCCAGCCCAATGGCTATGGGGGTTGCTCAGGAGGCTGAGGCGGAGGCTGAGGAGCTTGCCAAGAACGTGAAGGCTCTTAAGCGGCAGCGCGAGGCCGCTCGTGGGCGAGTGTCTGGTGCCGAGCACCTTGCCCGCGTGGCTGGCATCCGGGCCAATCTCTATACGAAGAACCTCAAAGAGCGGCGGCAGATTAGGGTGAAGGTGGCTCAATCCATCCGCTCGGTCGTGACCGACATCACTGTCAACGCGGACAAGGTCGCGACTGTCGTAATCGCAAATGGCCTCGGCATCATCCGCATCGATGGCAAGGGTCGAGTCCTCACTCCTGTGCTGCACGGTCAGCCGGTGCTGCACCAGAAAGAATACCAACTAGCCGCTCTTGATGCTGCCGATCAGATGCACGCGACCCGCACAGACATTCTCCGACGCGCTAGGCGACGGACAACAGAAAATTCGGGAAGAAAACAGTTGCCAGATTCGGAAACTCATGAGAGCTTAGGAATGTGA
- the mutL gene encoding DNA mismatch repair endonuclease MutL, giving the protein MSIRRLPSHLVDRIAAGEVVERPASALKELIENSLDAGAMSVSIRLSGGGTGLVEVADDGLGMSPDEMTLAIERHATSKLPDERIEDVASFGFRGEALPSIASVARFTLESRERGSDGWRLEIDHGVKVGEGPAALPPGTRVRVEELFERVPARRKFLRSPRSEYAACLDIVRRLAMARPDVAFTFEHDGRRVLSVQPGSLPARVAELLDPGLADHGLPIDLQRGEVRLGGVVSLPTFTRGAADQQFLFVNHRPVKDRLLVGALRAAYQDLIARDRAPIVALFLDLPGSEVDINVHPAKTEVRFADPQGVRGLIVGGLRSALDQAGHRSAARVQAAAPVRWTSEADLAPRPTEGLAIGSAPASPPGASAFAGTTPVAETHAFFTGAPAARAEPATAPVTDHPLGVARGQVAGTYIVAEAADGLVIVDQHAAHERLVLERLKRGAGNGGVSVQALLLPHVVELDEPEADRIEEVAGELLEYGLDVERFGPGAILVRGTPAPLGNLDVSRLVRDLAAEIAELGGPQALKSRLDLLAATFACHHSVRAGRVLSVAEMNALLREMEVTPHSGHCNHGRPTWVKLTGNNLKRLFGRT; this is encoded by the coding sequence ATGTCAATAAGAAGGCTGCCCTCTCACCTCGTTGATCGCATCGCCGCGGGCGAGGTGGTCGAGCGGCCGGCGAGCGCGCTCAAGGAACTGATCGAGAACAGCCTGGACGCAGGGGCGATGTCCGTCAGTATCCGCCTGTCGGGCGGGGGCACCGGACTGGTCGAGGTCGCCGACGACGGATTGGGCATGAGCCCGGACGAGATGACGTTGGCGATCGAGCGCCACGCCACATCCAAACTGCCCGACGAGCGGATCGAGGACGTTGCGAGCTTCGGGTTCCGCGGCGAAGCCCTGCCGTCGATCGCCAGCGTGGCGCGATTCACGCTGGAGAGCCGTGAGCGCGGATCCGATGGCTGGCGGCTGGAGATCGACCACGGGGTGAAGGTGGGCGAGGGGCCGGCCGCGCTTCCGCCCGGCACCCGGGTACGGGTCGAGGAATTGTTCGAGCGGGTCCCGGCGCGGCGCAAGTTCCTGCGCTCGCCGCGGTCCGAATATGCCGCTTGCCTCGACATCGTGCGGCGGCTTGCCATGGCCCGGCCGGACGTCGCGTTCACGTTCGAGCATGATGGACGGCGCGTGCTGTCGGTTCAGCCTGGCTCGCTTCCCGCTCGGGTCGCCGAACTGCTCGACCCGGGCCTTGCCGATCATGGCCTGCCGATCGACCTGCAGCGTGGCGAAGTGAGGCTGGGCGGGGTGGTCAGCCTGCCGACCTTCACTCGCGGCGCGGCCGACCAACAGTTCCTTTTCGTGAATCACCGGCCGGTAAAGGATCGGCTGCTGGTGGGAGCACTTCGGGCTGCCTACCAGGATCTCATCGCGCGCGACCGGGCGCCGATCGTGGCGCTGTTTCTCGACCTGCCGGGGAGCGAGGTCGACATCAACGTCCATCCGGCCAAGACCGAGGTCCGCTTCGCCGATCCGCAAGGGGTGCGCGGGCTGATCGTCGGCGGTTTGCGTTCGGCGCTTGACCAGGCGGGCCACCGCAGCGCGGCGCGCGTCCAGGCCGCGGCGCCGGTGCGGTGGACGAGCGAAGCCGACCTTGCACCTCGTCCAACGGAGGGCCTGGCAATCGGTTCGGCACCCGCTTCGCCGCCCGGGGCAAGTGCCTTCGCCGGGACGACCCCCGTGGCCGAAACGCATGCCTTCTTCACCGGTGCGCCCGCGGCCCGGGCGGAACCGGCGACGGCCCCGGTCACCGACCATCCGCTCGGCGTGGCGCGGGGGCAGGTGGCCGGCACCTACATCGTCGCCGAGGCGGCGGACGGGTTGGTGATCGTCGACCAGCATGCCGCGCACGAAAGGCTGGTGCTCGAGCGTTTGAAACGGGGTGCCGGCAATGGTGGGGTCTCGGTGCAGGCGCTGCTGCTGCCGCACGTGGTCGAGCTGGACGAGCCCGAAGCCGACCGGATCGAAGAAGTAGCCGGCGAACTGCTTGAGTATGGCCTGGACGTCGAGCGTTTCGGACCGGGCGCGATCCTGGTCCGCGGCACGCCCGCGCCGCTTGGAAACCTCGACGTCTCGCGGCTGGTGCGTGACCTTGCCGCCGAGATCGCCGAGCTTGGCGGGCCGCAGGCGCTGAAAAGCCGGCTCGACCTCCTCGCCGCGACCTTCGCCTGTCATCACAGCGTCCGCGCCGGACGGGTGCTGTCGGTCGCCGAAATGAACGCCCTGCTGCGCGAAATGGAGGTTACTCCGCACAGCGGCCACTGCAACCATGGCCGGCCGACCTGGGTGAAGCTCACAGGCAATAACCTGAAGAGGCTTTTCGGTCGCACCTAA
- the mreC gene encoding rod shape-determining protein MreC gives MAPGPGARPGWSRRAQYGLFFSFLAAIAGLLIGLALLALSLVAPNAYAGVRGAALDVTAPVTGVFRSVGDTVGGLFSGAGNYWDAARQNAALREENGKLRRQAIQARAIFQENAQLKAVLALRENEVETVATGRIVGSSLESERRFAVITAGSGDGVAVGMPVRSAEGLIGRVIDSGITASRVLLVSDRSNIVPARLLRGGQPVIATGRGDGTIDLRPLEVGRNPFRRGDLVVTSGTGGLYPPNVPIARVIRLDDDGAIAIPMADPAKVSFAVVGRPYEEAALPEAEPASEETPAANPPPESG, from the coding sequence GTGGCGCCAGGCCCAGGGGCGCGGCCGGGCTGGTCGAGGCGGGCGCAATATGGCCTGTTCTTCAGCTTCCTGGCGGCCATCGCCGGACTGCTGATCGGCCTTGCTCTGCTGGCGCTCAGCCTTGTCGCACCAAATGCCTACGCCGGCGTGCGCGGCGCGGCGCTCGACGTCACCGCCCCCGTGACGGGCGTCTTCCGCAGCGTCGGTGACACCGTCGGCGGCCTGTTCAGCGGCGCCGGCAATTACTGGGACGCCGCCCGGCAGAATGCCGCGCTTCGCGAGGAGAATGGAAAGCTTCGCCGTCAGGCGATCCAGGCCCGTGCGATCTTCCAGGAGAACGCCCAGCTCAAGGCCGTGCTCGCCCTCCGCGAAAATGAGGTAGAGACCGTCGCGACCGGACGGATCGTCGGCTCCAGCCTCGAAAGCGAGCGTCGCTTCGCAGTAATTACCGCCGGCAGCGGTGACGGCGTCGCTGTCGGCATGCCGGTGCGCAGCGCCGAAGGGCTGATCGGCCGGGTCATCGATTCGGGAATCACCGCAAGCCGCGTCCTGCTCGTTTCCGATCGCTCCAACATCGTCCCGGCCCGCCTCTTGCGCGGCGGCCAGCCCGTCATCGCCACCGGTCGCGGCGATGGCACGATCGACCTTCGTCCGCTCGAGGTCGGCCGCAACCCGTTTCGGCGTGGTGACCTGGTGGTGACTTCCGGCACCGGCGGGCTCTACCCTCCCAACGTCCCGATCGCGCGGGTCATCCGGCTCGATGACGATGGCGCCATCGCGATCCCGATGGCCGATCCCGCCAAGGTCAGCTTCGCGGTGGTCGGACGGCCCTACGAGGAAGCCGCGCTTCCAGAAGCCGAGCCGGCCTCCGAGGAGACGCCGGCAGCGAACCCGCCACCCGAGTCCGGCTGA
- a CDS encoding rod shape-determining protein: MFWTRWFKWMSHDMAIDLGTANTLVYVRGRGIVLNEPSVVAIETINGVKKVKAVGEDAKLMMGKTPDQIEAIRPLRDGVIADIDVAEQMIKHFIHKVHGGGKLRALRFPEIVICVPSGSTSVERRAIRDAASNAGASQVYLIEEPMAAAIGANMPVTEPVGSMVVDIGGGTTEVAVLSLRGLAYTTSVRVGGDKMDEAISSYVRRNHNLLIGEATAERIKQEVGIAKPPVDGIGKTVHIKGRDLVNGVPKEISINQGQIAEALSEPVGTIVEGVRIALENTAPELAADICDQGIVLTGGGALLQGLDEVLRDETGLPVTVAEDPLTCVALGTGRALEEEQFRGVLQTA; this comes from the coding sequence ATGTTCTGGACGCGCTGGTTCAAGTGGATGAGCCATGACATGGCGATCGACCTCGGGACGGCGAACACGCTCGTCTATGTTCGTGGGCGCGGGATCGTGCTCAACGAACCGTCGGTGGTCGCGATTGAGACGATCAACGGCGTCAAGAAGGTCAAGGCCGTCGGCGAAGACGCCAAGCTGATGATGGGCAAGACGCCCGACCAGATCGAGGCCATCAGGCCGCTCCGCGACGGCGTCATCGCCGACATCGATGTCGCCGAGCAGATGATCAAGCACTTCATCCACAAGGTGCATGGCGGCGGTAAGCTGCGCGCCCTGCGCTTCCCCGAGATCGTGATCTGCGTTCCGTCGGGCTCCACCAGCGTCGAGCGCCGCGCCATTCGTGACGCCGCCAGCAATGCCGGTGCCAGCCAGGTCTATCTGATCGAAGAGCCGATGGCCGCCGCGATCGGCGCCAACATGCCGGTCACCGAACCGGTCGGTTCGATGGTCGTCGACATCGGCGGCGGAACCACCGAAGTCGCCGTGCTGTCGCTTCGCGGCCTTGCCTACACGACCTCCGTGCGGGTCGGCGGCGACAAGATGGACGAAGCGATCTCCTCCTACGTCCGCCGCAACCACAACCTGCTGATCGGTGAAGCCACGGCCGAGCGCATCAAGCAGGAAGTCGGCATCGCCAAGCCGCCGGTCGACGGCATCGGCAAGACGGTCCACATCAAGGGCCGCGACCTGGTCAACGGTGTTCCCAAGGAAATCTCGATCAACCAGGGCCAGATCGCCGAAGCGTTGAGCGAGCCGGTCGGCACCATAGTCGAGGGCGTCCGCATCGCGCTCGAGAATACCGCGCCGGAACTCGCCGCCGATATCTGCGATCAGGGCATCGTCCTGACCGGCGGTGGGGCGTTGCTGCAGGGTCTCGACGAAGTTCTGCGCGACGAGACCGGGCTGCCGGTCACCGTCGCCGAGGACCCGCTCACCTGCGTGGCGCTGGGGACCGGACGTGCGCTCGAGGAAGAGCAGTTCCGCGGTGTTCTTCAGACCGCCTGA
- a CDS encoding DNA-methyltransferase — MNNAVRSLSASPDIRQSFADLLVDLHKGDCLKLFSRLPDHSIDLLICDLPFGVTRCDWDRKLNIGRFWDEVARVLKPCGAVLMFGTQPFTSELVQSKREWFKYELIWRKSRPTGFQQCWQRVLSDHESILVFSPGVIVGKHRSKRQMTYNPQGIIELLMPRRRKGERRIRQFGGSVLKGTIQKWTNFPRSVLEFASVHKGVHPTQKPVDLLSYLIRTFSNEDDVVCDPTLGSGSTGVASVLAGRHFVGFELDEGWFDISDCRIAEAGRQFVEARKATSTNSAVPPIMVEAAAA; from the coding sequence ATGAACAATGCCGTTCGAAGCCTTTCTGCTAGCCCTGACATTCGTCAGAGCTTCGCCGACCTTCTTGTCGATCTCCACAAAGGCGACTGCCTCAAACTCTTCAGCCGCCTTCCGGATCATTCCATCGATCTGCTGATCTGCGATCTTCCGTTTGGTGTCACTCGCTGTGACTGGGACCGCAAGCTCAACATCGGGCGCTTCTGGGACGAAGTCGCTCGTGTGCTTAAGCCTTGCGGCGCGGTCCTGATGTTTGGCACGCAGCCGTTCACCAGCGAACTGGTGCAGTCGAAGCGCGAGTGGTTCAAATACGAACTGATCTGGCGGAAGAGCCGCCCCACTGGCTTCCAGCAGTGCTGGCAGCGCGTGCTTTCGGATCACGAGAGCATTCTGGTCTTCAGTCCCGGTGTGATCGTGGGCAAGCATCGCTCCAAGCGTCAGATGACCTACAATCCGCAAGGCATCATCGAGCTTCTGATGCCGCGAAGGCGGAAGGGAGAGCGCCGTATTCGCCAGTTCGGTGGCAGCGTCTTGAAGGGCACTATTCAGAAGTGGACGAACTTCCCGCGTAGCGTTCTTGAGTTTGCCTCTGTGCACAAGGGTGTTCACCCGACCCAGAAGCCGGTGGACCTTCTCAGCTACCTTATCCGCACGTTCTCGAATGAGGACGATGTCGTGTGCGATCCGACACTCGGAAGCGGATCGACCGGTGTGGCATCGGTGCTGGCGGGTCGCCACTTCGTCGGCTTCGAACTCGACGAGGGATGGTTCGACATCTCGGACTGTCGCATTGCTGAGGCGGGACGCCAGTTCGTCGAGGCTCGCAAGGCTACCAGCACGAATTCCGCTGTGCCGCCGATTATGGTTGAAGCTGCGGCAGCTTGA